The sequence cggccatctgggtcacgagagagtATAGTAAAAAACCGATAACaaatttgcattgcatcgatgccaaaacaaaaatgaataaaacgcttactgagcgatatataaactccaaacgcgaaataagATAATTTATTTCCCATCAAAtattacatttcagacagaaatatttcaagggatgttttcatcatcattagaccgtgtaagttttctgtaaatctgtgatcttcacgatttttgtttcataccaaatcttaccaattctgtaacgttcctttaaagggaaggtacacgtttggtaattactcgaaacaaatattagcttacaaacttacttggtaatgagcattggtgagctgttgataatattaaatattgtgtgaaacgactccctctgaagtaacgtagtttttgagaaagaggtaatttctcaccaaaataaaagacttctatgctagaaatcttttattctttagctgaaagcacacaaattcgtccatcaagggtgttttttctttcacatcaTTTTCTctaaacttcgatgaccaattgagtccaaatcttcacaggcttgttattttaaggTTCTGATGGGataacaccaagtgaaaagactggtctttgaaaaccaaacccgtaccctccctttaaccgTAAGCTTGGTAACAAAAGTCATATTCAACCAACGCTTAATGTTAGATATTCCCGGAGCTCACGACCGTcgcaaagaaagaaaaaaaggcagAGAGGTGACAATTTCGAAACACAGAAGCAGCTATCTTGGGAAAGGGTTCCTGGCTCACCCAAACCACACACAATTGTGAAtcagtaaccccccccccccccctggataCAATAATGGGTCATATTATTTCAACAATCCCTGAAAGTTTGGACCATCAAATCTgtcattaaaaacacaaaatattgaaagCCTATAAATTTTTAATGAGGCTCTGGTGCATTGATTCTATTACTGGGGTGCATCCTGCTGAGCGTCaagtgcttactgcacgaaaatgaCTGAGGCCACAATACAAATCCATGTGGAACGCGTaagatggccgcctaattttcttgctaacttgTGCAGTACGTTTGCATCTAAGCAAATTTGTCCGCTACAACGAAAATTTGCTGAAGCAGCGCTGctaaatttggccctggtgccTGATGACGCTCGTGATACAGAATGGTGTTCAAACATGGACAACCACACTGCAGTTTGAACCCGATGGGACGCGACATGAGTCGAGTTTATTCAATGttttagtgtacatgtacatgttttgagTTAACAATAACACATCACATTATTGGTCATAACTGTgacctgtttaaaggcagtggacactattggtaattgtcaaagactagccttcacagttggtgtatctcaacatatgcataaaataacaaacctgtgaaaatttgagctcaatcggtcatcgaacttgcgagataataatgaaagaaaaaacacccttgtcacacgaagttgtgtgcgtttagatggttgatttcgagacctcaagttctaaatctgaggtctcgaaatcaaattcgtggaaaattacttctttctcgaaaactatggcacttcagagggaaccgtttctcacaatgttttataccatcaacctctccccattactcgtcagtaagaaaggtttgatgctaataattattttaagtatttaccaatagtgtccactgcctttaatgacattCACAAACTTGCCATTGCACGAAAAACTTAGGATGGCAATACCTTTTCTAATCCGTTTTATGTTGCTTTTGTTATGAAGTTTTTCGAGTATCGTATCGAAATGTTGTATCGCCGGTAACAACGAGACAGATGACAGGGACTTCGGTGGGCCCACACCCCTCAACGAGTACCTCATTGGAAAAGGGTATATTCATCCTACCCAAAACACCCACTGGTACAACCTCTATCCCAGGCACGAATCCCAATCTACTCCCACCTATTATGGCAACGACGAACCCACAGCAACTGGAAGGTACAAATGATTGATTTGCAATTATGattgaaaaacacattttttgatgttttttcttgggtaattagcaaaaattccaaacggctgacatgctaaaaaaaaaagaaaaaagaaaaaaagaaaatagtaataataattttttgatttgctttcaagaggctgagaaaCTTTTAAATATCCTACACTCTCTTTAGGGGCTCCGTATGTGCGTCGTCGCTGACTGAAAAGAAAAACCCAAAGTATCAAGTTTATTCAACAAAAGCATTTTGCTGGTCAAGTTCATGACCGGTGCTCATTTTCAAAGCGAATAACCGTAATTGAAGTACATCATTTTAGTTATTTACAatcattaattaaaaattgtattgaatAAACATCTCTAGATCAAGAAGCATAAAACGGAGAGTACACGTTATTTTAAAGCTTTGGAAGTATGAATTATCATTAGCTATAGGGCAGTGGCACTATtaatggttattactcaaactaattattagcagaaaaccttacttagtaacgaatAACGGGAAGttgttgatcgtataaaacattgtgagaaacggctccctctaaagtaacgtagttttcaagaaagaagtaagttttccacgaactagattttgagacctcagatttcgaattttgaggtctcgaaattatgcatctgaaagcacacaacttcgtgtgacaagagtgtttttttctttcaatattatctcgcaacttcaatgaccaattgagctcaagtttccacaggttttttatgttatgcatatgttgagatacaccaaatgagaagactgactttgacaataaccagtagtgtccagtgtctttaatgtttcctttgtgtttgtttgataGGTCGGGTTTGGCTCTCCATAGTGGGACAAGAAGGTGCGAAGGTCCTCTTGAAGGTGCTGACTGTTGGGTTGAAACCATGGCAGTCTTGGACATGGGTAACATGATATACACTGGTAGCACTACCAGAAGTTACAGTGGGTTCCTGTATGTCTTAGACGAGTAGATGAATTACAattagaccgattgcgctaaaTGCGTCACGTGACCTATAGTGGGTTTTGGacgtaaacaaacacggcgtataAACGTGCGTTGAAAAGAcatgattactgttgcaattttcgcctaaaaaacacacttatttttCGAAATCACTAAAGgatattccggagtttgtaacatgagtcctcaccggtggctgaacaatgtctgtatgggtaaacacagttccaCAAAGTAGGAACTTCCAAGAGAATtttcacacgatgtcatgtgtttgtggaCGTAAAGTGTGGTTTTACAGTGCCCTCgttgtaataattttttttctgccatTATTTTCGATAAAAAGCTGCAAGAGTCtctttattttcaccctcaCAATGTTTGGTTAGAAGGGGGAGCTATCAGCTATGAGTAGGACAACTTCGCGATCTTCCCAACTTCAcacgccgtgcacaacgcaaaatccacggcgcgtgagctcgcttaaacctcagtaatttacgtagtctaaccatactctcaaaagaaacctcttttgtagtagaatactggaaatatcaaacagcaaatgtgtTTTAAATCATTGTCACAATAATATTCAACTTTATAAAAGGGCTCTGTTTTTAGTTGAAAAAAGCACAGCCAAATTATGGTCCAGCGGCTcgagtcttcccatgtctttactgtgtagcttTGTTGTTCTATACTATAagtcacgtgatcacatgttaaaggaacacgttgccttggatcggtcgagttggtctttgaaaagcgtttgtaactgtttgctataaaatgcatatggttagaaagatgttttaaaagtagaatacaatgatccacacacatttacctaaaaattgcgtggttttcacggtcggccatttatgggagtcaaaaatttgactcccaaaaatggccgatcgtggttgtcgaggtaaaaggaaaaccacgcaattttgagtaatacttgtgtggatcattgtattctacttttaaaatatctttctaatcatatgcatcgtatgacaaacggttacagaggcaacgtgttcctttaacattggtAGCGCAGTCGGTCTATTACATCTCAGGCTGgtaaaaaatcattaaaaagtaACATTTTCCATCAGGTTTCAGAAAGTTTTTTTGGAAAAGACACGACTACTATCATAAATACAGCTATTAGTCAAAACTTCAAAGAACTGATCTTGGGTATCAAAGGCACCTCAGGAAAACGTGATCGGCAGCCCCTCgcccacccccaccccacacGCCTCCGACCTTTTTAATCACGTGTaagtaaagcaaaacatattTAAATTAAACGCACATCGTAAATTGACAGTGGCGTCATTGTAAGGACTcccttaaagggtatatgtactttttcctaataaaaaacacaatgtccacagatctacattaaacttacacagtttgaagattatgacagtagaaagcttcccttgaaattttacttactggggtgttgtagtttttgagaaatgagtgaaaatgataattttcgtctcagtttaagcatgtaaaaacgtattaaccacttatgctatggttttggtataatatcataactggtatgttaaggggattttacatgctaaaataattttggtctcatgagaccaaaattattttgtgacttgttttactcatttctcaaaaactacacaaccttagtaatatttgaagggaagctttccactatcatcatcttcaaaccctgtaagtttaatgtaaatctgtggacattttgaaaaagtacccaaatcctttaaaggcactggacactattgataatattactcaaaacacttgttagcataaaaacttacttgttaacgatcaatggagagctgttgatagtatatataaaacattgtgacagaaacggctccctctgaatttacgtagttttcgagaaagaacaaATTTGCCACTattatttgaaattgatttcgagaccttaaaactagattttgaggtctcgaaaccaaacatctgaaagcacacaacttcgtgtgacaagggtgttttttattccattattatctcgcaacttcggcgaccaattttcacagtgttattttgtgcatatgttgagatacaccaagtgagaagactggtctttgacaattaccaatagtgtccaaacaGTGCCTGTATCCGAACATAACCGGACCATGCAAATAACAACGACGTGGTGAGAGTCAAGACTAGAATTTGTTCATTGTTGGCCTGTTGTTGGTTTACCCTTATCTGTCATTTTGAGGGATGTCAGCCTGTTTTCGCAGGTGGTCGTTGATggaaaagatttttaaaaaaacgcCAGAAACTGAAAACGAACTATGCTAAACAACTTGTTTTGATTAAGATAGCCCAGCCTGATGGCCAGTCGGGTTTTTACCGTCAgtgatgaaagaaagaaaaatgtaGTGGCATAATTTGCAAGCATGGAAGTGATATACAGACAAACTTAATTATAAACTAAAATAGGAGTGAGTTATGGGATTGATATAATCTTTCATTATTGATAAGTGATTTTATGAAGAACTTTACTATACAATTTGACAATCAAACTTTTGAACGTAGGTAATTGAGTTAATTTTTAGGCTTAATATGCAGACATTTTTACCAGTTTTATAAGATAACATTGTTAAGCTTGTTAATTAATAGTTCACTGCAAGTGAGTAtctaatcattttttttctcaacttcgatgttttctttgctttttgctttagctttttttgtttgtttttagcgccatgagcgctttgttttaattattattatgttttattgTACTTGCATCGGTccggagataaagaatatttgttttatattatacaattttGGTGTTTATCCAAACACCCTAGTTGctatgacactgctctaaagttgcaaaggttgtgggctcgaatcacacccgagtaatgtgcctgtgattttgttttctcagaacTCTTGAACCCAGAGTGCTGTTaaatacatcggtgtataaagCAGGGCAACTCTGCCAAACTCACTTtccgaatatcgctgcgaaggGAGGGCTGTGAGGGCAatttcacgtcaaattcgcatcgcattcgcaggaagtatgaaccgggctttagggtaaaaaccaaaattaatgtttgtgtTGTTGGGGAAAAAGATGTACAACTGTACAATACTGCCTTTTGTGCTGGTGTGGTTTCGTCGCTAAGCCTTATCGTCTTTAGACTttactcaagtcccaatcccgtaagagttcttttattttcagtccAATCGCCTAGAATGTCAGAAAACTCCCCCAACCTGTGCCGCGCCGTGGGATAGGttcattctcgggaccacattttgacggcggatatgctaagggacctctcgcacgagaacgggacttgaatcaagtctacgtcGTCCTTGGTTCATGGggatatgcataattatagataatgtgacctgtgacatcacatgtttacaaaagtgTCACAGGGCCTGGGGgttcctgcaggcacaatttgtacacatcAGCCtattggaagaaaacataaaatcttatattttttgGAGATTTCAccgtctaattcttatcaacttttgatatgatgaaagggggcacatctcaaaa comes from Asterias amurensis chromosome 3, ASM3211899v1 and encodes:
- the LOC139935295 gene encoding uncharacterized protein; this encodes MAKLSYTALLVCTLALVQIVNGSSYSYPCNREIPFLCCDGKEGSTRAPAAWPDSQSPAGGPSRPENSGAVVCVLYRESDCLTCRFSSIVSKCCIAGNNETDDRDFGGPTPLNEYLIGKGYIHPTQNTHWYNLYPRHESQSTPTYYGNDEPTATGRSGLALHSGTRRCEGPLEGADCWVETMAVLDMGNMIYTGSTTRSYSGFLYVLDE